In Desulforhopalus sp., the genomic stretch CCGGAAACCACGATGCCGCAAGCCAGATCACCAAGACCTTGCCCTGGCCGGAAAATGTCTTCGTTTTCCAGGCCAGGCAGGCTGATTCAGCAAGGCTTGCTGAGCTTGGCATTGTTATCCACGGTCAGAGTTATGCTACTCGCGCCGTAACCGGCAATTTGGTCGCTCAATATCCCGAACGGGAACCGGGTGTATTCAATATCGGCCTGTTACACACCTCGCTGACCGGCCGTGAGGGCCATGAGGCCTATGCGCCTTGCACGGTTGCCGAATTGCAGGGCAAAGGATACGATTATTGGGCCCTCGGCCATGTCCATCGCCGGGAAATCGTTGCCAGTGAACCATGGATCGTTTTTCCGGGAAACCTGCAAGGCCGTCATATAAAAGAAGAAGGGTCAAAAGGCGCCACCCTGGTACGTGTTGAAGACGGCCGTGTCGTCGAGGTACAGGAGCGGCCACTGGATGTGCTTCGCTGGACGCTGTGCCGGGTGGATCTGTCTGACTGCGACAGTATGGAAGGGGTGTATCTTGCCGTACGGCAGGGCTTCATCCGGGAGCGTGACCGGGCCGATGGCCGAGCCCTGGCCCTGCGCCTGGTTCTGACCGGAGATTGCCAGGTTCATGGCCGGCTTCTTGCCAGAACTGCTGAATTGACCGCGGAGTTTAGGGGGATTGCC encodes the following:
- a CDS encoding DNA repair exonuclease; this translates as MQSLKFIHTADIHLDSPLRGLEAHDDAPLAEIRGATRRAFEALIDLAIDEAVAFILIAGDLFDGDWKDYNTGLYFAGRMGRLAKAGIKVFIIAGNHDAASQITKTLPWPENVFVFQARQADSARLAELGIVIHGQSYATRAVTGNLVAQYPEREPGVFNIGLLHTSLTGREGHEAYAPCTVAELQGKGYDYWALGHVHRREIVASEPWIVFPGNLQGRHIKEEGSKGATLVRVEDGRVVEVQERPLDVLRWTLCRVDLSDCDSMEGVYLAVRQGFIRERDRADGRALALRLVLTGDCQVHGRLLARTAELTAEFRGIAVGLGDIWLEQVRFATRRKAELAEYLDGDSPLAVLLKEVQRLELGGGSLLSIVPELAVLKSKLPAEVGSDDDSFFQPSQEKLAELTNEVRELLIARLLLQGDGL